The Oncorhynchus masou masou isolate Uvic2021 chromosome 13, UVic_Omas_1.1, whole genome shotgun sequence genomic interval AGGACACCTTCAAGATCCTGATCGCCACGGATATTCACCTTGGTTACCTAGAGAAAGATGCTGTCCGTGGCAACGACACGTTCAACACCTTCGACGAGATCCTGAAGTGTGCCAAACAgaaccaagtgtgtgtgtgtgtttacagaggtgtgtgtgtgtgtgtacacacacacagtagaatgtaatttctctctcccccacactcacctctgtctctgtctgcaggTTGACTTCATCCTGTTGGGAGGTGATCTGTTCCATGAGAACAAGCCTTCCAGACGCTGTCTTCACTCCTGCATCTCTCTGCTGAGGAAGTACTGCATGGGAGACACTCCTATCCTCTTCGATGTCCTCAGTGACCAGGCTGTCAACTTCAGCAACagcaagtcagtctgtgtgttagCCCCGAGGTGGCGACGCTAGCCCCGAGGTGGCGACGCTAGCCCCGAGGTGGCGACGCTAGCCCCGAGGTGGCGACGCTAGCCCCGAGGTGGCGACGCTAGCCCCGAGGTGGCGACGCTAGCCCCGAGGTGGCGACGCTAGCCCCGAGGTGGCGACGCTAGCCCCGAGGTGGCCCGCCCGAGGTGGCGACGCTAGCCCCGAGGTGGCGACGCTAGCCGTGAGGTAGCCCGAGGTGGCGAGGTGGCGACGCTAGCCCCGAGGTGGCGACGTTAGCCCCGAGGTGGCGACGCTAGCCCCGAGGTGGCGACGCTAGCCCCGAGGTGGCGACGTTCGCCGATGTTCGCCCTGGCGTGGCGACGTTAGCCCTGGCAGCATCCTCACACTTTTTTTTAATTGGGGAAAACCTATACATCACCTGTCACAAATGTTGAATAATATTCTGGTTGAACTGACTAGATAAAATATCCACCTATTATTAAACACTTTCCAAACGTGGGTTGCATGTAAAGTACAGTATGGGCATCAAATGTTTCTCTGTTCTCAGGTTTCCGTGGGTGAACTACCAGGATGAGAACCTGAACATCTCCATCCCCGTGTTCAGCGTGCACGGTAACCATGACGATCCTACAGGGGTAAGCTCCGTTGCCACGGTTTCAGTCATCCATCTTGAACCACATGCGTATATGTCTGAATCTCTATGTGTAACTCTTATCTCTCTCGTCTCCAATCCAGGCGGATGGTCTGTGTGCGTTGGATCTCCTGAGCTCTGCCGGACTTGTCAATCATTTTGGCCGCAGCCAAtcagtagagaggatagagattaGTCCCGTCCTCCTGCAGAAAGGCAGCACTAAGCTAGCCCTGTACGGCATCGGCTCTATTCCTGATGAACGCCTCTACAGGATGTTTGTTAACAACCAGGTGACCATGCTCCGCCCCAAAGAAGACCAGGACCAATGGTTCAACCTCTTCACCATCCaccagaacaggtgtgtgtgtgtctatatactgtccaccagaacaggtgtgtgtgtgtctatatactgtccatcagaacaggtgtgtgtgtgtctatatactgtccatcagaacaggtgtgtgtgtgtctatatactgtccaccagaacaggtgtgtgtctatatactgtccaccagaacaggtgtgtgtgtgtttatactgtccaccagcacaggtgtgtgtgtgtttatactgtccaccagaacaggtgtgtgtgtgtttatactgtccaccagaacaggtgtgtgtgtgtttatactgtccaccagcacaggtgtgtgtgtttatactgtccaccagcacaggtgtgtgtgtctatatactgtccatcagaacaggtgtgtgtgtgtctatatactgtccaccagaacaggtgtgtgtgtttatatactgtccACCAGAATAGGTGTGTGTCTATATACTGTCCaccagaacaggtgtgtgtgtgtgtgtgtgtgtgtttatactgtccaccagaacaggtgtgtgtgtgtgtttatactgtccaccagcacaggtgtgtgtgtgtctatatactgTCCACCAGAAAAGGTGTGTGTCTATATACTGTCCaccagaacaggtgtgtgtgtgtttatactgtccaccagaacaggtgtgtgtgtgtgtgtgtgtttatactgtccaccagaacaggtgtgtgtgtgtgtttatactgtccaccagaacaggtgtgtgtgtgtgtttatactgtccaccagaacaggtgtgtgtgtgtgtgtttatactgtccaccagaacaggtgtgtgtttatatactgtccaccagaacaggtgtgtgtgtgtgtgtttatactgtccaccagcacaggtgtgtgtctatatactgtccaccagaacaggtgtgtgtgtctatatactgtccaccagaacaggtgtgtgtgtgtgtccaccagaacaggtgtgtgtctatatactgtccaccagaacaggtgtgtgtgtttatatactgtccaccagaacaggtgtgtgtgtgtgtctttatactgtccaccagaacaggtgtgtgtgtttatatactgtccaccagaacaggtgtgtgtgtgtgtgtctatatactgtccaccagaacaggtgtgtgtctatatactgtccaccagcacaggtgtgtgtctatatactgtccaccagcacaggtgtgtgtctatatactgtccaccagaacaggtgtgtgtctatatactgtccaccagaacaggtgtgtgtctatatactgtccaccagaacaggtgtgtgtgtctatatactgtccaccagaacaggtgtgtgtgtctatatactgtccaccagaacaggtgtgtgtctatatactgtccaccagaacaggtgtgtgtgtctatatactgtccaccagaacaggtgtgtgtgtctatatactgTCCACCAGTCTATATACTGTCCACAGGTGTGTGTCTATATACTGTCCACCAGAACAGGTGTGTGTCTATATACTGTCCACCAGAACAGGTGTGTGTCTATATACTGTCCACCAGAACAGGTGTGTGTCTATATACTGTCCaccagaacaggtgtgtgtgtgtttatactgtccaccagaacaggtgtgtgtctatatactgtccaccagaacaggtgtgtgtgtgtttatactgtccaccagaacaggtgtgtgtctatatactgtccaccagaacaggtgtgtgtgtttatatactgtccaccagaacaggtgtgtgtgtatatgctaagtgtgtgtgtggtactgaatgtgtgtgtctttACAAAAGCCACAtctctgaggtgtgtgtgtgttacaggagtAAGCATGGTGCCACCAACTACATCCCAGAGCAGTTTCTGGATGACTTTCTGGACCTGGTAGTGTGGGGTCATGAACACGAGTGTCTGATAAACCCCAGCAGGAACGAACAGCGGCTGTTCTATGTCACCCAGCCTGGTAGCTCTGTTGCCACGTCACTGTCCCCCGGGGAGGCCGTCAAGAAGtacgccaacacacacacacacacacacacacacacactcttttatATACGCTCAAACAGCActcgctgtgtgtgtttgtctgcataTTTGTATGCCcttgtgtgtgttcctgtgtccgtgtgtgtcattgcctgcgtgtgtgtgtgtgtgtgtgtgcaggcacaTAGGTCTGCTGAGGGTGAAGGGGCGTAAGATGAACCTTCAGAAGATCCCGCTGCACACGGTGCGTCAGTTCTTCATCCAGGACCTGGTCCTCTCAGAGCACCCTGACCTCTTCAACCCTGACATGCCCAAGGTCAACCAGAGGGTAGAGGCCTTCTGCCAGGAGAAGGTGAGCACAAGGTGCTCTTTctctgcctggctgtctgtccctctctcgctcgctctttctctgcctggctgtctgtccccgtctcgctcgctctttctctgcctggctgtctgtccctctctcgctctctctttctctgcctggctgtctgtccctctctcgctcgctctttctctgcctggctgtctgtccctctctcgctcgctctttctctgcctggctgtctgtccctctctcgctcgctctttctctgcctggctgtctgtccctctctcgctcgctctttctctgcctggctgtctgtccctctctcgctcgctctttctctgcctggctgtctgtccctctctcgctcgctctttctctgcctggctgtctgtccctctctcgctgcctgctctttctctgcctggctgtctgtccctctctcgctcgctctttctctgcctggctgtctgtccctctctttctcgctctttctctgcctggctgtctgtccgctctttctctgcctggctgtctgcctggctgtctgtccctctctttctcgctctttctctgcctggctgtctgtccctctctttctcgctctttctctgcctgggtctgtctgctctttctctctggctgtctctcgctctttctctgcctggctgtctgttctctgctcgctctttctctgcctggctgtctgtctgctctttctctgcctggcctcgctcgctctttctctgcctggctgtctgtccctctctttctcgctctttctctgcctggctgtctgtccctcgctcgctctttctctgcctggctgtctgtccctctctttctcgctctttctctgcctggctgtctgtccctcgctcgctctttctctgcctggctgtctgtccctctctttctcgctctttctctgcctggctgtctgtccctctctcgctcgctctttctctgcctggctgtctgtccctctctttctcgctctttctctgcctggctgtctgtccctctctctctcgctctttctctgcctggctgtctgtccctctctcgctcgctctttctctgcctggctgtctgtccctctctctcgctctttctctgcctggctgtctgtccctctctcgctcgctctttctctgcctggctgtctgtccctctctttctcgctctttctctgcctggctgtctgtccctctctcgctcgctctttctctgcctggctgtctgtccctctctcgctcgctctttctctgcctggctgtctgtccctctgctctttctctgcctggctgtctgtccctctctcgctcgctctttctctgcctggctgtctgtccctggctgtctcgctctttctctgcctctctcgctcgctctttctctgcctggctgtctctcgctcgctctttctctgcctggctgtctgtccctctctcgctctctctttctctgcctgactgtctgtccctcgctcgctctccctgactgtgtgtgtgtccgttcccAGGTGGAAGCGATGATTGAGGAAGCAGAGCGAGATCGACTAGGAAACCCCCTTACCCCTGAGAAACCCCTCATACGCCTCAGAGTGAGTGAGACATCAGTAACATTTTATACTtgagcaataaggcccgagggggggtgtggtatatggccaatataccacggctaagggctgtactTATGCACATGTCCCTGGACACAGcccctagccgtggtatattggccatataccaccccccctgaggtgccttattgctattataaactggttaccaatgaaattagaacagtaaaaatacatgttttgtcttacctgtggtatacggtctgatataccacggctgtcagccaatcagcattcagcgcTCAAACCACCCAGATTATAATACACGTTATTCTGTTGAACACTGCAACAGCATTAAGTGTATTTCTCAAGGTACAATTTGAGTATTTGTCACAGTTtaatatttgtctctctctctctctctcaaggtggACTACAGCGGTGGTTTTGAGGCCTTCAATGCCACTCGTTTCAGTCAGAAGTTTGTAGAGCAGGTTGCAAACCCCAAAGACGTTGTTCACTTCATCAGACAGAAGGAGTACAAAGttaaaggtaacacacacacacacaccataatcaTAACATTTGACAAGCCTATTTTTTCTGATGTTCAGATCACTCTCCTGTCTGTCTTTTTTGCTGTGTAAGTGTAGGCGAAGAGGGTGTTGACTTTGGGCAGCTCCTGAGTCACTCCTCAACTGAGGGTCTGAGGGTGGAGGATCTCGTTAAAGAGTACTTCCTGACAGCagaaaaggtacacacacactcctccatacacacacacacactcctccatacacacacacacactcctccatacacacacacacactcctccatacacacacacacactcctccatacacacacacacactcctccatacacacacacacactcctccatacacacacacactcctccacatacacacacacacactcctccacacacacacacactcctccatacacacacacacactcctccacacacacacacacactcctccatccatacacacacacacacacacactcctccatacacacacacacactcctccacacacacacacacactcctccacacacacacacacactcctccacacacacacacactcctccacacacacacacacactcctccatacacacacacacacacactcacacacacctccacacacacacactccatacacacacacacactcctccatacacacacacacactcctccatacacacacacacactcctccatacacacacacacacatacacacacacactcctccatacacacacacacctcccatacacacacacacactcctccatacacacacacacactcctccatacacacacacactcctccatacaccacacacactcctccatacacacacacacactcctccatacacacacacacactcctccatacacacacactcctccatccacacacacacacacacactcctccatacacacacacacactcctccatacacacacacacacacactcctccacacacacacacacacactcctccatacacacacacactcactcctacacacacacacacacactcctccatacacacacacacacacactcctccacacacacacacacactcctccacacacacacacactcctccacacacacacacacacactcctccatacacacacacacacacactcctccatacacacacacacactcctccatacacacacacacactcctccatacacacacacacactcctccatacacacacacacactcctccatacacacacacacactcctccatacacacacacacactcctccacacacacacacacacactcctccatacacacacacacactcctccatacacacacacacactcctccatacacacacacacactcctccatacacacacacacactcctccatacacacacacacactcctccatacacacacacacactcctccatacacacacacacactcctccatacacacacacacactcctccatacacacacacacactcctccatacacacacacacactcctccatacacacacacacactcctccatacacacacacacactcctccatacacacacacactcctccatacacacacacacactcactcctccacacacacacacacacacacactcctccacacacacacacacacacactcctccatacacacacacacacactcctccacacacacacacacacactcctccatacacacacacacactcctccatacacacacacacactcctcatacacacacacacacacactcctcctacacacacacacactcctccatacacacacacacactcctccatacacacacacacactcctccatacacacacacacactcctccacacacacacacacacactcctccatacacacacacacacactcctccatacacacacacacactcctccacacacacacacactcctccatacacacacacacactcctccatacacacacacacacacactcctccatacacacacacacacacactcctccatacacacacacacactcctccatacacacacacacacacacacacacacactcctccatacacacacacacactcctcctccatacacacacacacacactcctccatacacacacacacactcctcccacacacacacacactccacacactcctccatacacacacacacacactcctccatacacacacacactcctacacacacacacactcctccatccacacacacacactcctccatccacacacacacacacactccatacacacacacacacacactcctccatacacacacacacactcctccacacacacacacacacactcctccatacacacacacacacactccctccatacacacacacacacacactcctccatacacacacacacacacactcctcatacacacacacacacacactcctccacacacacacacacactcctccatacacacacacacacacctccatacacacacacacacacactcctccatacacacacacacacactcctccatacacacacacacacactcctccatacacacacacacacacactccactcctccacacacacacacactcctccatacacacacacacactcctccataacacacacacacactcctccacacacacacacacactcctccatacacacacacacactcctccatacacacacacacacactcctccatacacacacacacactcctccatacacacacacacactcctccatacacacacacacactcctccatacacacacacactcctccatacacacacacacactcctacacacacacacacacactcctccatacacacacacacactcctccatacacacacacacactcctccatacacacacacacactcctccatacacacacacacactcctccatacacacactcctccatacacacacacacactcctccatacacacacacacactcctccatacacacacacacacacacacacacacacacacactcctccacacacacacacactcctccatacacacacacacactcctccatacacacacacacactcctccatacacacacacacactcctccatacacacacacacactcctcataaacacacacacactcctccatacacacacacacactcctccatacacacacacacactcctccatacacacacacacactcctccacacacacactgactccatccacacacacacacactccatacacacacacacactcctccacacacacacactcctccatacacacacacacacacacctccatacacacacacacatacacacacacacacactcctccatacacacacacacactcctccatacacacacacacactcactcctacacatacacacacacacacacacactcctccatacacacacacacacactccatacacacacacacacacacacacacacactcctccacacacacacacactcctcctccatacacacacacactcctgttacacacacactcctccatacacacacacacactcctccatacacacacacactcctccatacacacacacacatgtgtgttacacacacactccactcctccatacacacacacacactcctccatacacacacacacactcctccatgtgtgttacacacacactcctccatacacacacacacactcctccataacacacacacacactcctccatacacacacacacacactcctccatacacacacacacacacacactcctccacacacacacacactcactcctaaCATACACATGTGTGTTaacacactcctccatacacacacacacactgtctggatgtgtgttacacacacacactcctccatacacacacacacactcctccatacacacacacacactggatgtgtgttacacacacacacacacacacacacacactcctccacacacacacacacactcctcctggATGTGTGTTAACCACACTGGATGTGTGTTCATGactgtgtgtctggatgtgtgttaacatgacacacacacacacactcctccacacacacacacatgactgtgtgtctggatgtgtgttaatgacactcctccacacacacacacacactcctccacacacacacacacacactcctccatgttaacactgactccatacacacacacacactgtgtgtcaCACtgactccatacacacacacacacacacacatgactaacacactgtgtgtgtgtctggatgtgtgttaacacacacatgacacactggatgtgtgttaacatgactgtgtgtctggatgtgtgttaacatgactgtgtgtccATGACACACACTCCTGACctggatgtgtgttaacatgactgtgtgtctggatgtgtgttaacactggatgtgtgttaacactgtgtgtctggatgtgtgttaacatgactgtgtgtctggatgtgtgttaacatgactgtgtgtcacacacacactgtgtgtcactcctccatgacacacacacacacaacctcacacacacacacacatctgtgtgtgtctggatgtgtgttaacatgacacatgacacacacactgtgtgtcctgACCTGGATGTGTGTTAACCatgtgtgttaacatgactgtgtgtcacatgacacactgtgtgtgtgtctggatgtgtgtcCTCCATGACACATGactgtgtgtctggatgtgtgttaacaCACACTGGatgtgtgtctggatgtgtgttaacatgactgtgtgtgtgtctggatgtgtgttaacacacacacactctggatgtgtgttaacatgactgtgtgtgtctggatgtgtgttaacatgactgtgtgtgtctggatgtgtgttaacatgactgtgtgtgtgtctggatgtgtgttaacatgactgtgtgtctggatgtgtgttaacactgtgtgtgtgtctggatgtgtgttaacatgactcctgactgtgtgtgtctggatgtgtgttaacacacacacactgtgtgtgtgtcactgtgtgtgtgtctggatgtgtgttaacatgacacatgactgtgtgtgtgtcacactgtgtgtgtgtcctcctggatgtgtgttaacatgacacacacacatgactgtgtgtgtctggatgtgtgttaacatgactgtgtgtctggatgtgtgttaacatgactgtgtgtctggatgtgtgttaacatgactgtgtgtcacatgactgtgtgtctggatgtgtgttaacatgactgtgtgtctggatgtgtgttaacatgactgtgtgtctggatgtgtgttaacatgactgtgtgtctggatgtgtgttaacatgactgtgtgtctggatgtgtgttaacatctgtgtgtgtgtaagcacatgtctggatgtgtgttaacatgactgtgtgtgtgtctggatgtgtgttaacatgactggatgtgtgttaacatgactgtgtgtgtctggatgtgtgttaacatgacACTGATGTGTGTAActggatgtgtgttaacatgactgtgtgtctggatgtgtgttaacatgactggatgtgtgttaacatgtgtgtctggatgtgtgttaacatgactgtgtgtggatgtctggatgtgtgtctggatgtgtgttaacatgactggatgtgtgttaacatgactgtgtgtctggatgtgtgttaacatgactgtgtgtctggatgtgtgttaacatgactgtgtgtctggactgttaacatgactgtgtgtctggatgtgtgatgtctggatgtgtgttaacatgactgtgtgtctggatgtgttaacatgactgtgttaacatgactgtgtgtctggatgtgtgttaacatgactgtgtgtgtgtctggatgtgtgttaacatgactgtgtgtctggatgtgtgttaacatgactgtgtgtctggatgtgtgttaacatgactgtgtgtctggatgtgtgttaacatgactgtgtgtgtgtctggatgtgtgttaacatgactgtgtgtgtgtctggatgtgtgttaacatgactgtgtgtgtgtctggatgtgtgttaacatgactgtgtgtgtgtctggatgtgtgttaacatgactgtgtgtctggatgtgtgttaacatgactgtgtgtctggatgtgtgttaacatgactgtgtgtctggatgtgtgttaacatgactgtgtgtctggatgtgtgttaacatgactgtgtgtctggactgtgtgtgtgtctggatgtgtgttaacatgactggatgtgtgttaacatgactggatgtgtgttaacatgtgtgtctggatgtgtgttaacatgactgtgtgtgtgtctggatgtgtgttaacatgactgtgtgtctggatgtgtgttaacatgactgtgtgtgtgtctggatgtgtgttaacatgactgtgtgtgtgtctggatgtgtgttaacatgactgtgtgtgtgtctggatgtgtgttaacatgactgtgtgtgtctggatgtgtgttaacatgactgtgtgtctggatgtgtgttaacatgactgtgtgtgtgtctggatgtgtgttaacatgactg includes:
- the mre11a gene encoding double-strand break repair protein MRE11 isoform X2, with translation MGDTPILFDVLSDQAVNFSNSKFPWVNYQDENLNISIPVFSVHGNHDDPTGADGLCALDLLSSAGLVNHFGRSQSVERIEISPVLLQKGSTKLALYGIGSIPDERLYRMFVNNQVTMLRPKEDQDQWFNLFTIHQNRSKHGATNYIPEQFLDDFLDLVVWGHEHECLINPSRNEQRLFYVTQPGSSVATSLSPGEAVKKHIGLLRVKGRKMNLQKIPLHTVRQFFIQDLVLSEHPDLFNPDMPKVNQRVEAFCQEKVEAMIEEAERDRLGNPLTPEKPLIRLRVDYSGGFEAFNATRFSQKFVEQVANPKDVVHFIRQKEYKVKGEEGVDFGQLLSHSSTEGLRVEDLVKEYFLTAEKTVQLSLLTEQGMGKAVQEYVDKEEKDAIEELIRYQLEKTQRHLQQRGVLTEEEIDQEIRRFRESKKNTAEEDEEVQVALNRAKAHRIERGEDLDLSDEPDVSMDSDEDSAPPPPTRGRGRGGRGRGRGQTTARRGRGAAEPKPAGRARSQKASVVNPTQGRNIMDAFQAPPQRPSRGAVSAKSYTDEITIDDDDSDDVSFVKPASRPTPASRPTQRTSSSSSSSSRRGSQSQSQSYRGVTFDDDDEEEDFDPFKGSSRSGQR
- the mre11a gene encoding double-strand break repair protein MRE11 isoform X1, encoding MTSENTLDDEDTFKILIATDIHLGYLEKDAVRGNDTFNTFDEILKCAKQNQVDFILLGGDLFHENKPSRRCLHSCISLLRKYCMGDTPILFDVLSDQAVNFSNSKFPWVNYQDENLNISIPVFSVHGNHDDPTGADGLCALDLLSSAGLVNHFGRSQSVERIEISPVLLQKGSTKLALYGIGSIPDERLYRMFVNNQVTMLRPKEDQDQWFNLFTIHQNRSKHGATNYIPEQFLDDFLDLVVWGHEHECLINPSRNEQRLFYVTQPGSSVATSLSPGEAVKKHIGLLRVKGRKMNLQKIPLHTVRQFFIQDLVLSEHPDLFNPDMPKVNQRVEAFCQEKVEAMIEEAERDRLGNPLTPEKPLIRLRVDYSGGFEAFNATRFSQKFVEQVANPKDVVHFIRQKEYKVKGEEGVDFGQLLSHSSTEGLRVEDLVKEYFLTAEKTVQLSLLTEQGMGKAVQEYVDKEEKDAIEELIRYQLEKTQRHLQQRGVLTEEEIDQEIRRFRESKKNTAEEDEEVQVALNRAKAHRIERGEDLDLSDEPDVSMDSDEDSAPPPPTRGRGRGGRGRGRGQTTARRGRGAAEPKPAGRARSQKASVVNPTQGRNIMDAFQAPPQRPSRGAVSAKSYTDEITIDDDDSDDVSFVKPASRPTPASRPTQRTSSSSSSSSRRGSQSQSQSYRGVTFDDDDEEEDFDPFKGSSRSGQR